DNA sequence from the Solea solea chromosome 12, fSolSol10.1, whole genome shotgun sequence genome:
AAAAAACACTGTTTAGATTAATTTCTCGGTGCTGGTAATTACTGCACTGTGACACAACTGATACTTGACACATCAACGTATGTCGGCGGATAATTTATTATGAACAAATGCTTGTATTTTTGTGACTTGTGCAgaacagtgttgttgttacactactgtttattttcactgtgttttgggGCATTTTTGTTCATTCACTGCAAACATAAATTTGCAGTTGGACACTTTTTCACAATACGTTGTGAGAAATATGTTGTACTATATCAGGTTTAATAATTACTCGGAAAATATGCAAACaaactactgttttttttggactcTGTGAACAATCTCTGCCTGATTCCTTTTCCATTTTATCTTGATTATTATGCATGGATGGTGGCCTTGACTTGTATTTACCAACTTCATTATCAACTTCATAGCTCGACTACACACACAGTAGTCTATAACAGGCCTTGTATTAAGACAACCTAACCTGATGCATTATTAAAGGCTAATTAGTACCTTCAGAGGCGTACAACTTGATTCATATTATCTCATTTGGCCAGCAGGCTAGGAAGCTTAGATACTGTACAGTGTACTATAATGTTGTATTGAGCTGTGGCTGAAATTGGACTTACCATATAAATATGCTTTAGAATGTTTCacataattattaataatgcatgaaaacatattttctaGTTGCACTGTGGGTATACAAGCTTGTttttgattttagtttttacttggtggcttgtttttacatttaattcagtCTCTGAAATGCAACGATGGCAGTTAAGCATAGTGTCAGTAAATGACAGCATATGTACAGCATGAGgttaaatattacaatatattaTGTGTGTGATACACAGTAGGCTAATGTAATTCCTCCATATCATTATAATGTaccaaataatataatattatatatatatatatatatatatatatatatacaataaaaaaaagatattattaCCATAATGTCAGTTTTGATCAAATTCAGAAGACAAACCAAAACGcaactgttttctctgtgtatttgcacatttggtttatttgttacatttctGAACTGCATTCACCATGCATGCTTTCATCAGAGCAAGTTAATCACTAATctgttttttctcccctcctctccccctcctttgGTTTCCTCTCTATTCTTCTACCAAACTCAACTTCTCCAGGTCGTGAGGAAATGGTGACGTTTGAAGATGGAACCCTCGTGAAGTGGTTGCTCGAGTCCTCACAATCATAGATCCACTGTCAAGGGAAAATCTCTCACTATGGCAACCCCACTGTGGCCCCAGTCTTTGCTCCTTGTCCCGTACTGTAGAAGGTGTCATTGTTGAGGAAGGGAAAGTCAGACTTAAACGAGCTTGCCTGTGAAGATGAGAAATGACCCAAACCATGTAGTGTAGCTTTCTCCAAAGAGGGGGAGGATCTACACTTAAGTtgggtttattatttattactattttaaaatTGTTTACAGAGATACAGATCTGCACTAAAACGTTTATGGACGCTGTGTGCGAGGTGAGGAGAAagtgacagaagaagaaagagagagagaaagaaggaaagacatGGTCCTCCACACCACCCCTTATTCCAGTGCCTGTCTGCACTTCCTGGATGGCTTATCGTGGAGCTTGGTGTTCCCTTGCTACTGGCTACTGGACCGCCTCCTGGCCTCATGTGTGGCCACCTCCCTGGAGAAGCGCCAGCGCTCCCAAGACCCTTGCTCCTTCCTCACCTTCTGTGTCCTGATCTCTGCGCCCCTGTATCTGCTCCTACTCCTCACctccctgccttttgccctccTGGGCTTCATCATCTGGGCTCCTCTGCAGGCCATTCGTCAGCCTTACCTGTACACCTACCACAGGTTAGCGTTCAATGATCATGTCATTCCTATCTTGCTTATCTATTTCATTGCAAATAATCGGCACACTTGATGGTTTATTAatggtttaaaaatgtcatatttgagGTGGCTGGTAGGAAATACACAATAAATGCTGTTAGTTTAGATTGGAGTGACCTCCTTTAGGTGTTTAAGATAATGTTCTTTCACCCGAGCATCAATATGAACTTGTATGACACGTCAAAATTGGCTTTACTGGAAACAGCATGCTACGAtgcatttaaatttgaaatgggTGATACAGGCCATATATTGCATAGTCAAGCTTCATTTGATATTTTGAAACCTTGTaattcacatgttttttttgaggATTTCAAGAGGTTTACCCATTGGTGTGGCATCCAGCTGCTTGGCTCAATCATTTTTCAGCGGGTGTATGTGGCTCCTCACCATAACCACAAACTTTGAAATATTGCGATTGGCTCCGTTTGCTGTGGAAGAGCAGCACTCTCATACAGCAACTCCCTGGTAAACCACAGTGTAAATCTGTAGtagatgttttcttcattatCTGCATTTGTAATTCTGTGTGGGTGGAAAAACTTTATgacattaaaggaaaaaaagaatatagcATCTAACATCTAAGGGATAAATAAGAACcatataaactgctttctaacTATGCTTTCAGAGATGCAGCTATGGTTACATTATTGCAAAAATACTGTAACTAGCAGCAGGTTAAATTAGTAGCTTAGTAAAGATCAAGTGGTAATGGGCAGTGACTTTCACCATTTTTCCCGGGCCATGTTTTTGCAAGTGGAAGATCAGCGACGTCAACTGCAATttactggtgtccactcatgtcaTGCTTTATTGTCCACTTTTcactaaatgggaacataaatTGCAAGATTGATATCATGTGCTGTTGAAGATTTATTGACGCTGAACTGTATGTCAAGTGAGAAGCAGGCTCATTTTTCCATTTGAATtacttctttttgcaaccaatCGAGCCGACCCCTAGTGGCTATTAAATTAATTCTTCCAAGTTTTCCTCGGCCAGTAAATCCAGTAGAGtacatccactttttatatccatccatccatccattatctgcCATATCCATAGCcatctatcctccacatgaggacaCAGGACTGCTGGTGTCAATCCCTGGTGACGGGGGACGAAAGTTGGGGTAACCCTTGGAAAGGTTGCCagcccatcacagggccaacacatacacacaaacaaccatttactctcacagtcacacctacGACAGTTTAGCGTGTCCATTTAACCTCTGtacgtttttggactgtaggaggaagccagaaAACCCACGCTGGGCAACAGTGTTAACCACTATGCTGCCATTTGGCCCTTTTTATAAACAGTCCATTATAAAGATCAACTCTGGTATCATTTCCTGAGCAGCTGTGTAGGAAGGTGTCCAGATCTCTCGATTGACGGATCCCCCTGTAGGTAGTTAGTTTGATTATGTTTTgtgttagtttatttatttatttatttttcattttctccttttgttttttataaaaaatgtataagttttatgaatatttgtttggattttgttCACTttgagggaggggaaaaaaaccaaaaaagtaATATGGTTCTTTTACTACTCCTTTGTGatgcacattacattacaagcattttttttttttttttttctgttttcacaactGTGGCTTATAGTGCTGTTTTTCCAAATGTGCCATATTTctcaataaaaatattaaaaaaaaaaaaaaataaaaataaaaaaaaaaggaaggtgtCCAGATTGCTGCTTTTAGCAGCTAGCAGGTAATCTAGACATACCATGCAGTGATACTAATCTTCTCATGTTGCTCAACAAGGAAGTGAATAATGATGTGTTCTGAAGTGATATTGTATAACATCGCTCTCTTACCTTGTGCAGACCGGACAAACACCAGGCCGAGCAGGGCCAGGCAGGGCCGGGTGGCATAGGTATTGGGGAATGGCGGCCACAGGGCAGGAGCTTCTGTTTCTGCAGTGCCAACGTATGCCTGTTGCCTGACTCCTTGGCCAGGTTTAACAACCTGTCCAACACCCATAGGAGAGCCCGCGAGGTGGGGAAGAGGATCCGCAATGGTGCCAGCCGCCCTCAAATAAAAATTTACATTGACTCACCCACCAACACTTCCATCAGGTGAGGAAGGCTTCCACCTGGGCTCCTTCTGCTTATattcattaatgaattaataaatacatgctGTAATCTCCTCCAGCAATAtgacacatttctttctttctttccttacCTCTTTATTTCTGCTTCATTCATCAGTGCGGCATCCTTCAGCAGCCTTGCCACAGGTTTCCGTCGTACCTCCTCCTTAGACCACCGTCCAGAccaaacacacaccaccaaTGGCCCGGCCGACACTGAAACTGAACCGCTCACTGAGTGCCCTATTCACCCCTCAGGTGCTACCGACTGCCCTGTTCACCCTGCTGTAGGAGACCAGGGCTCCTTTGGATGCCCCCTTCACTCAGATGGAGACACCACGGCAGACTGCCAACTCCACCCAACAGGGACTAACAACAACTCAGACTGTCCAGTTCACACCTCAGGAGAGGCTACAGACTGCCCCATGCATTCCACAGGGCATCAGCCTGTCCCTGGCCATCATGACTGTCCCATGCATGGTGAAGGGACCCAGGCAAAACCCTCCACAGACTGCCCACTTCACACCTCAGGGGTTCAAATCAGCATCAGTGCACCAGAACCAGACCCACAGGAAGAAGAGGCCGAAACAGGGAACCATCGAGCTGGGGATCAGGCAGGAGGAGACACAAGCAGCATGACTGCGTCCAGGGAGTCCCTTTCACGTTACCATGGAGGTGACACTGGAGTAGGGATAACTTCTAACAATACTCTCACCCACGTTCCTCGCACATCAATCTTCAAGCGCCCAGGACGAAAACGCCGCCAAGGTGATGAGACGTTCGATCATGAGATCTCTGCCTTTTTCCCTGCAAATTTGGATTTCCTGGCTCTGCAGGAAGTGTTTGACCATGGATCGACAACTAGACTGCTGAGGCAGCTGCATCGCTACTTCCCATACATCCTGAGCGATGTTGGCCGTTATGGCTGGAAAGGATGCTGCTCCATGTTCAAATTCCTGAACAGTGGGCTGATGCTGGCCAGCCGCTACCCAATTCTGGATGCACGGTATGAGTGCTATCCCAATGGAAGAGGAGAGGATGCATTGGCAGCCAAGGGGGCACTGTTtgcaaaggtcagctgtttcaCTTTAATTTTACTTTATCCTGTATAATCTGTCATCCTGGCATTGGCAACAAAAGTCCGGTATGTCACTTTGCCCAGCCAAGACATAATGCAAACATACATTTTAGTCCAAATTCAGCAAAGCACGTTTAGCATTTTCAGCCTAATATTGAAAGGTTAACAGCTCATTTCCAGGAAGAAATTAATTGGTATAAACCATTATAAAACAACCACTATACAGACAGGAAAGTAACAAAAGAATAATCACACAAAACTGTCAAAGACCCCAAAGTCAAATTTCAGGTGGactcttcatttcttttcaaattgAGCAGAATTTAAGCTAAATGTCACCGTGTCTGATTATATGCTTCCTCCACAGCACACTGTGGCTTTTTCCTGTAATTTCTGATGCCCCCATGTGTAACTTTGGCAAGGTGGTAATTGAATCTGTCCTTTAAGTCTATTTTTACTAAATTAACTTCTACACTTGcaaaaatgagtgtgtgtgtaatatggTAAGGCAtgcgaggggaaaaaaaaaatctttcaccAATCAGATTGTGATTCTCACCTCTGATCATCAGCGTCTACTCGCTCTGTTATTACCCACAATGCTGGTGGGATGGCGAATCCACAGATTGCGCAGAGCACTTGGCAAATTAACTCACTTACACCCACATCCATTGACCTGTACATGCGTCTGTCACTGTGGTGATCGCACACACCACAGTTATTACAGATCATGCCTCTAACACCacagtgtgtgctgctgtgtggaagaactacaaataaaatacatgtcatTTTGTACAATACAGTGTGACACACATGTTAACAAagtactgaaaaaaacacaatcaaatacGAGCAGATTATTCAAGtataatgtgttaaaatgaaCATATCCATATAATGCTCATCCCTCGTCCCCGTCAGTCGCTCAGATTATATCttgatttgtttgtcatttaaacTATTGATAGAttgttatttctattttctgttaTATGGAATTATTTATAATTCAGCTGATTATAGATCGGGGAAATAGTAAGCAGCATGTTAACCACAACTTAGAGCCCAAAGTCATGGGCTCatattctcttttcttcttccaaCCAACAGTCTACAAGCTGTAGTATCACATTGCAAAATGGAAACCATAGCCGTTTCTTGCTATATTATGAGGACTATGCGAATGCATAGGGCCCCCAAGCAACCAGGGGAACTACACTGGgcatacatttaattttttagaATTGTTGGAGTGACCACAGGGGTTTGTATTTGGAATGACTTGATGTACTCAAGTGCATGACTATTACACGGCAGGAAAGCACCACATGTATTAGGTCTGTAAAGTTCTGTAAAATCCAGAACATGTCATTATTTATGGATGCTTTACTGTTGCACTA
Encoded proteins:
- the smpd3 gene encoding sphingomyelin phosphodiesterase 3, whose translation is MVLHTTPYSSACLHFLDGLSWSLVFPCYWLLDRLLASCVATSLEKRQRSQDPCSFLTFCVLISAPLYLLLLLTSLPFALLGFIIWAPLQAIRQPYLYTYHRPDKHQAEQGQAGPGGIGIGEWRPQGRSFCFCSANVCLLPDSLARFNNLSNTHRRAREVGKRIRNGASRPQIKIYIDSPTNTSISAASFSSLATGFRRTSSLDHRPDQTHTTNGPADTETEPLTECPIHPSGATDCPVHPAVGDQGSFGCPLHSDGDTTADCQLHPTGTNNNSDCPVHTSGEATDCPMHSTGHQPVPGHHDCPMHGEGTQAKPSTDCPLHTSGVQISISAPEPDPQEEEAETGNHRAGDQAGGDTSSMTASRESLSRYHGGDTGVGITSNNTLTHVPRTSIFKRPGRKRRQGDETFDHEISAFFPANLDFLALQEVFDHGSTTRLLRQLHRYFPYILSDVGRYGWKGCCSMFKFLNSGLMLASRYPILDARYECYPNGRGEDALAAKGALFAKVHVGTSHQEQRVVGYLTCTHLHAIEGDAAVRCEQLDLLLRWGAEFRQSSSQMPEGEKVLEDLVAFDVILGDLNFDNCSSEDKLEQQHALFTQYKDPCRQGPGEDKPWALGTLLDPSGLYDDEVSSPESLQKVMENEEGRKEYVVFPPSKSQCPASSQKGRKIPLKGNGRRIDYILYSDEGLQQDWKLDIEDFSFVTQLAGLTDHLSVAMRLAVSTGEEEP